AGGACTGACTTATACCAATAGAACTTACTATGCGTTATAACTTTTATCCCTTTACCCCCTATTATGTGAATTTGGACTAGAAGTTGACAGGACATAGGACaatgcaggttggtggctgtctAAACATAGGAGTTTGATTCAAGTTTGTATCGAGGGTCCCTCACCATAATGCCATTGTGAATGAAGCCACGGCGGTAGCGGGCAGGGCGGAGATGAGGATACTCCTCAGTGCTGGTCACCTGGATGCCCCACACAGATTTCCAGGCCTCATAGAGCTGCGTGTGGATGGGGTACACACCCGAGTGGTGGGGGGCCACAGCATACCCCAGATCCGTGGGAATCCCATGCTCCTGGGAATGGCATAGACTCTCACCAGGACCTGGTGAGGTTCAGGGAGTAGAGGGTAAAGAGGGTGGGGATGcctccacagaaagaaaaatggacaggGTAGGGAGAGGGCACCCCATTAGGGGAAGGTTGAAAAGGAAGCATTATCTCTGGGAAAAAGTATAGGAAAGAGATCCAAGGGTCTCACCAGAGCAAACTGTTTGTTGAGCCTCATCTGGTCAGCCAGCACGGAGCGATTGTGGAACAGGTGTGGCTGCATGTGGCTCCACATGTGGGGGAACCACCAGAACTCTTTGCGGTGCTTCAGCAGCATGTCGTCCCCTGcatcctcctcctctgtccctatGATCACACACTGACCACTGACCACAGCCAGTCAGGCCATGTGCCCTCCTCTGTTCTGTAATAATACTGACCACCTCCCATTCTTGGGACAAGACTGCTGACCTCTGACTACCTAAGCCGATTTGCCCTCTCTGCTGACTTGCTCTCCAGCCACCCATGCTAACCTAAATTCATATCCACTGCTAGCTCCTCACAACACTTGGGCCCCAAGCCCTGACCCTTTCCTCCAACTTCTCTGCCTAGGAAGATGAACAGTGAGGGGTCAGATCAAACTAAGCTTGATATGCTGAGGGAGCAGGAGAATACACTTACCAGTATGATAGAACTTGCCCGAGAAGCCCAAGTTGAAGGTGAAGTTGGGGACTAAGGTCCTGAGTTTGTTCTGGGTGGTCAACAGAGCCTGGGAAGGGTGGCAGGAACATGAGAAATCATGAGAGCAGACTAcgtaggagaaaaatgaaaagtgatgCTCTCCCTGACCAAAAAGGGCAGGGATTAAAACCTATGACAAGCTAAGAGTCAAGGCAGTCTGAAAAGACAGAGCCTGAAACAGCTTCTGAGGAAAGAAACTTGAGTCAGGAAAAAGACTGACCTCAACATCAGCCACCTTCATGCGGGTACCTTCTTTGCCCACAAAGATGTCATCGATGTCCACCAAGATGTAACGGTCAAGGTCTAGGCAGAGGCGCTTGCCAGTAAGGTACGCAACAGCATCAACAAAAACAAGTTTGTGGAGCCAGAAGGAAAGGCCATGGCCAAAGAGCACCCGCTGGATGCCATCATGAAGCCCCAGGTCCTGTATGACGGTGGGAAGCCGGGTCCGGCGAGGCACTGGTGCTGGCACAGGGGGCTCAGCTGGCCGAAGGCTGGCAAGAAGCACTGGTTCATATGTGCTATGATTGGATTGGAAGATGGTCCAGTCATCACCAGGCAGTGGCCCAGGTTCCAGGCGGCTGGGGCGTGTGAGGTGCAGTAGGGGGGCAGAAGGATTCACCTGGTAGTCCCGGAGCCCCAAATTTGAGTGTAGGAAAAGGGGAAAGCCCTTGAGCTGGGCACTCAGTAGGCTGTGTTCATGGGCTCGGAAAAAGCCAATGATGCCCACACCATATTCCACACAGTACCGGTCTAGCAGTTCCCGACTCCAGGCATCCAGGTTGACATACTTGAGAAGGTTTTCATAAATGACCAAGACATAGCGGCCACGGGTATGATCAGTCAGTGTAGGCATGTCCCCTCGGCCAGGTGCTAGCTCGGTGCTGTAACGAAAACGACTAGACTCCAAGATGGCCACAATCTCCTGCCCCAGCTGTGAGTATGCACTCTCCACAAACACAAGGACCACAGGTTCAGTTCGTGCTGTCTCTGGTGGCCTGGGGGGCCGTGGTGGGACTGGAGGACGTGCGGGGCCAGGGCCAGCTGCCCCACCACTGCTGCAGTCTCCCAAGGGCAGGGGCAAGGGCTCTTTGGCCTTGGGGCTGGTGGATACATAGTAAGCCAGGAAGCCCATGGAGCCCAAACTGAACGCGATCAGCAGCAGTATGAGGCGGTGCAGTTCCAGCTGCCGAGCTGGGCGTACCACCTTCCACAGCTTGAGCATGGCGGGGAAGGGGAAGTAGGGATGGGGACTACCTCAGGGGATGGGAGGTAGGAGTTCTATAGGCTGGGGCTCTCGTAGGAGGgtagaaagatagaaaaacaaGGGAAAAGGATTTCCTCAGGGTCAGTTCCCTGAAAAGTTGGGAGTCAAGTTCCCTTACTTTAGTGTAGGGGAGTTAGAAGGGGCAACAGGGGGCAACTGGACAAAGTCCACTGATATCAGGTCACCATGGCCCCCTGGTCCATGGCTTCAGGATGCAAATCTAGCCAGGCTCCACTCTTGGTCCTGCTGAGCTCCTCACATCAGAGGTCAACAAAGTTCATCATCTCTGCTCTCACTATTTGTAAGACAGAGAAATCAAAGGTTACTTCGTTCATCCATTCccctcttcacccatttctctTACCTCCTGCTCACAGGATGATCTGTTctccaaaaaaaacccccaaaaaaccaaaaaaaacctccTGTAGAAGAACACCACTGAGTCTCACATCTTCACTTCATAGCTTGTTCCCTTTCTTAGAATACTGTCTAAATTCTCCTTCCTGAGGAGTATATCCAAGGGTTGGAAGGGAACAAATCTTCCACCAGCAAGAGACCAAACAGCCCAGGAGGCTGAAAATGAACCTGCTCTGAAAGAAGTTTCTAGCCCACGAATGAGCAGTTGGGTCGGTGGTCAGCCTGGGAGGAAAGGACGGAAAGACCCACAAGTCCTGTGCTCCAACGAAATATCAGATAAGAGGAAACTCACGAGTCTGTTAATCTTCCTCATCAATCAAACCCAACATCACAAGTTAAAAGCACTAACGAACTTTCAGTCAGGAGGGCACTATGGTGGGGGTTGCTGAAGAGGCCAGAGAAATGCTGCTAGCTAATTATTCTATTCGCTTCCAAACCCAGAACCTGGGAACTCTATTTTCCATGGCTTTCGAAAAATACTCATCTCCTGCCCTTCACCTCACCTGCACCAGTGTGGGAGAGGTGATAAAAATGTACCCCCAGGGCAGGCCACATCACTGGGGTCTAAGATAAGCTCTAAGTCAGAGTCCCTCTCCCTATCACCTCAGTTTTCCTTCCTAACTCAGCCTTGGTGAGTTATATCCCATCACGGAACAGTTCAGAAAGGTTCTGAGCCAGCCCTGTGGAGATATGAGGGACTGAATCCCGTTACAAAAAAACAGAGCAAACTGTGTGGGGCTGGATGAGAGCAACAGGAGCTTAAGTCATATCCAACCAATAAGAGACGGGTAAGGACAATGTGATCAGAAAACAGTTTCAGGGAGACCTAATTTTGAAGACTGTTTTCTTCAATAGACAGACTGCTTCTAGAAGCTGTATCGTTGCTCTCTCCAGCTTAGCCATTCCTAGTAAGGGCAGTGGCTGGCAATCCTTCTCTACTACCCCCTCCCAGACATACACATCTCAGGGGTGATTAGGCAGAGACACGGTTCCTCAGAATTGAGAGAGACAATTTAAAAACAGTTCAGCTTTGGCCTGGGCCAAATTAATTGATGTGAAAAGCAAGCTGGGAGAGGATCAAAATGGTGATGGAAAGGGGTGACTCTTAAGAGGTAAAGGAAACTCCTGGGGGGGAAACACAGTAGTACAAAGTCATCAATGGGGTGAGATACTCACCCCTTAATGTTAAGAATAACAGTAAATAGTTACAGTAAACAGTAAATAGCTTACTCTTTGTCAGAC
This Neovison vison isolate M4711 chromosome 2, ASM_NN_V1, whole genome shotgun sequence DNA region includes the following protein-coding sequences:
- the NDST2 gene encoding bifunctional heparan sulfate N-deacetylase/N-sulfotransferase 2 isoform X1, which encodes MLKLWKVVRPARQLELHRLILLLIAFSLGSMGFLAYYVSTSPKAKEPLPLPLGDCSSGGAAGPGPARPPVPPRPPRPPETARTEPVVLVFVESAYSQLGQEIVAILESSRFRYSTELAPGRGDMPTLTDHTRGRYVLVIYENLLKYVNLDAWSRELLDRYCVEYGVGIIGFFRAHEHSLLSAQLKGFPLFLHSNLGLRDYQVNPSAPLLHLTRPSRLEPGPLPGDDWTIFQSNHSTYEPVLLASLRPAEPPVPAPVPRRTRLPTVIQDLGLHDGIQRVLFGHGLSFWLHKLVFVDAVAYLTGKRLCLDLDRYILVDIDDIFVGKEGTRMKVADVEALLTTQNKLRTLVPNFTFNLGFSGKFYHTGTEEEDAGDDMLLKHRKEFWWFPHMWSHMQPHLFHNRSVLADQMRLNKQFALEHGIPTDLGYAVAPHHSGVYPIHTQLYEAWKSVWGIQVTSTEEYPHLRPARYRRGFIHNGIMVLPRQTCGLFTHTIFYNEYPGGSRELDRSIRGGELFLTVLLNPISIFMTHLSNYGNDRLGLYTFESLVRFLQCWTRLRLQTLPPVPLARKYFELFPQERSPLWQNPCDDKRHKDIWSKEKTCDRLPKFLIVGPQKTGTTAIHFFLSLHPAVTSSFPSPSTFEEIQFFNGPNYHKGIDWYMDFFPVPSNASTDFLFEKSATYFDSEVVPRRGAALLPRAKIITVLTNPADRAYSWYQHQRAHGDPVALNYTFYQVISASSQAPLALRSLQNRCLVPGYYSTHLQRWLTYYPSGQLLIVDGQELRSNPAASMESIQKFLGITPFLNYTRTLRFDEDKGFWCQGLEGGKTRCLGKSKGRRYPDMDAESRLFLTDFFRNHNLDLSKLLSRLGQPVPSWLREELQHSSLG
- the NDST2 gene encoding bifunctional heparan sulfate N-deacetylase/N-sulfotransferase 2 isoform X3, whose product is MLKLWKVVRPARQLELHRLILLLIAFSLGSMGFLAYYVSTSPKAKEPLPLPLGDCSSGGAAGPGPARPPVPPRPPRPPETARTEPVVLVFVESAYSQLGQEIVAILESSRFRYSTELAPGRGDMPTLTDHTRGRYVLVIYENLLKYVNLDAWSRELLDRYCVEYGVGIIGFFRAHEHSLLSAQLKGFPLFLHSNLGLRDYQVNPSAPLLHLTRPSRLEPGPLPGDDWTIFQSNHSTYEPVLLASLRPAEPPVPAPVPRRTRLPTVIQDLGLHDGIQRVLFGHGLSFWLHKLVFVDAVAYLTGKRLCLDLDRYILVDIDDIFVGKEGTRMKVADVEALLTTQNKLRTLVPNFTFNLGFSGKFYHTGTEEEDAGDDMLLKHRKEFWWFPHMWSHMQPHLFHNRSVLADQMRLNKQFALEHGIPTDLGYAVAPHHSGVYPIHTQLYEAWKSVWGIQVTSTEEYPHLRPARYRRGFIHNGIMVLPRQTCGLFTHTIFYNEYPGGSRELDRSIRGGELFLTVLLNPISIFMTHLSNYGNDRLGLYTFESLVRFLQCWTRLRLQTLPPVPLARKYFELFPQERSPLWQNPCDDKRHKDIWSKEKTCDRLPKFLIVGPQKTGTTAIHFFLSLHPAVTSSFPSPSTFEEIQFFNGPNYHKGIDWYMDFFPVPSNASTDFLFEKSATYFDSEVVPRRGAALLPRAKIITVLTNPADRAYSWYQHQRAHGDPVALNYTFYQVISASSQAPLALRSLQNRCLVPGYYSTHLQRWLTYYPSGQLLIVDGQELRSNPAASMESIQKFLDLMKIRDSGARDLKVVRLAV
- the NDST2 gene encoding bifunctional heparan sulfate N-deacetylase/N-sulfotransferase 2 isoform X2, whose amino-acid sequence is MLKLWKVVRPARQLELHRLILLLIAFSLGSMGFLAYYVSTSPKAKEPLPLPLGDCSSGGAAGPGPARPPVPPRPPRPPETARTEPVVLVFVESAYSQLGQEIVAILESSRFRYSTELAPGRGDMPTLTDHTRGRYVLVIYENLLKYVNLDAWSRELLDRYCVEYGVGIIGFFRAHEHSLLSAQLKGFPLFLHSNLGLRDYQVNPSAPLLHLTRPSRLEPGPLPGDDWTIFQSNHSTYEPVLLASLRPAEPPVPAPVPRRTRLPTVIQDLGLHDGIQRVLFGHGLSFWLHKLVFVDAVAYLTGKRLCLDLDRYILVDIDDIFVGKEGTRMKVADVEALLTTQNKLRTLVPNFTFNLGFSGKFYHTGTEEEDAGDDMLLKHRKEFWWFPHMWSHMQPHLFHNRSVLADQMRLNKQFALEHGIPTDLGYAVAPHHSGVYPIHTQLYEAWKSVWGIQVTSTEEYPHLRPARYRRGFIHNGIMVLPRQTCGLFTHTIFYNEYPGGSRELDRSIRGGELFLTVLLNPISIFMTHLSNYGNDRLGLYTFESLVRFLQCWTRLRLQTLPPVPLARKYFELFPQERSPLWQNPCDDKRHKDIWSKEKTCDRLPKFLIVGPQKTGTTAIHFFLSLHPAVTSSFPSPSTFEEIQFFNGPNYHKGIDWYMDFFPVPSNASTDFLFEKSATYFDSEVVPRRGAALLPRAKIITVLTNPADRAYSWYQVISASSQAPLALRSLQNRCLVPGYYSTHLQRWLTYYPSGQLLIVDGQELRSNPAASMESIQKFLGITPFLNYTRTLRFDEDKGFWCQGLEGGKTRCLGKSKGRRYPDMDAESRLFLTDFFRNHNLDLSKLLSRLGQPVPSWLREELQHSSLG